A DNA window from Amphiprion ocellaris isolate individual 3 ecotype Okinawa chromosome 8, ASM2253959v1, whole genome shotgun sequence contains the following coding sequences:
- the si:ch211-156j16.1 gene encoding podoplanin isoform X1 — protein sequence MKVQLLLLLALAGPFCAFTRASPTELPADTTEEIPVTAAVPDATNAAKEELITLVTGPPATEPAAAPEELMTEVVTEAAPATTVIMEEAVAETEGPVASTAAAPEPLVTDAPVVTEAPTEAAEVPDVPAEATAAVETNEEVVVEEGSEDGLSSGQVVGIVIGALLAVVIVIAVVIAVVRRMGKYSSAKNKKPAKKDSIMVSALRKKSAKQQERAKFWKF from the exons GCCCCACAGAGCTCCCTGCAGACACCACCGAAGAGATCCCAGTGACAGCAGCCGTCCCTGATGCCACCAATGCTGCAAAAGAGGAACTTATCACTCTTGTCACCGGGCCCCCTGCCACCGAACCGGCGGCAGCCCCTGAAGAACTCATGACAGAGGTTGTCACCGAGGCAGCACCTGCAACCACGGTCATCATGGAAGAGGCCGTGGCTGAGACAGAAGGCCCCGTTGCTTCTACTGCAGCGGCACCAGAACCCCTCGTCACCGACGCTCCTGTCGTGACCGAAGCCCCGACCGAGGCTGCAGAGGTTCCAGACGTTCCAGCCGAGGCGACGGCGGCCGTGGAGACAAATGAGGAAGTTGTCGTTGAGGAGGGCTCAGAAG ATGGCCTGAGCTCTGGTCAGGTAGTCGGCATCGTGATCGGCGCCCTGCTGGCGGTTGTCATCGTCATCGCCGTGGTGATCGCCGTGGTGAGGAGGATGGGCAAATACTC GTCTGCCAAGAACAAAAAACCTGCCAAAAAAGACAGCATTATGGTTTCT GCCTTGAGGAAAAAGTCAGCCAAGCAGCAGGAGCGTGCAAAGTTCTGGAAATTCTGA